DNA from Massilia antarctica:
GAACCGGCCGCCGCGCCGTTCAAATAAGGTCGTTCGCGCTTGTCAGGGCGGAAAAGCACAGCTTTTCCGCCCTTTGCATTTGGGCCGCCTGCACTTGCGCCTACCGTTTTCGTGTATGCTCTTTTGCCATTATTTCTTCCGGGAGAAGCGCCTTGCATAAGCTGTCCGCCATCGCTATCTTGCTCGCTTGCGGCAGTGCGCAAGCGGCCACCCAGACCGTCGATTGCGCCCGCCTGCTCGATGTGAAGAGCGGCGCCTGGCGCGACAAGGTGAGCATCGTCATCGAGGATGGCTCGATCACGTCGGTCGGCCCGCTGGTGCCGGGTCCCGGCCACATCGACCTGTCGGCCCACTCCTGCCTGCCCGGACTGATCGACATGCACGTGCACCTGACCGGCGAAACCCGCAAGCAGGCCGACGCCCTGCGCGACACCATCAGCCTGAACCCGGCCGACCATGCCTACCGCTCCGTCGCCTACGCCGAGCGCACCCTGAAGGCAGGTTTCACCACGGTGCGCGACCTCGGTGCGGACGATGGCCTGAACGTCGCGCTCAAACGCGCCATCGCGGCCGGCAGCATTCCCGGCCCGCGCATGTTCACGTCGGGGAAATCGATCGCCACCACCGGCGGGCACGCCGACCCGACCAATAATTATTCCCAGCGCTTCAGTCAAGCGCTTGGCACGCCAGGCCCCAACGAAGGCGTGGTCAATAGCGCCGACGGCGCGCGCGAAGCGGTGCGCGCGCGCTACAAGGAAGGCGCGGACCTGATCAAGGTCACCGCCACCGGCGGGGTGTTGAGCCAGGCACGCAACGGGCAAAACCCCCAGTACACCGAGGACGAACTGCGCGTCATCGTCAGCACCGCCAGGGACTACGGCTTTCGCGTGGCGGCCCATGCGCACGGCACCGAGGGCATCAAGCGCGCGCTGCGCGCCGGGGTCGATTCGATCGAACATGGCACCCTGATGGACGACGAGGCCATTGCCCTGTTCAAGAAGCACGGCGCCTGGTTCGTGCCCACCCTGTCGGCCGGGCGCTACGTGGCCGACAAGGCCAGGG
Protein-coding regions in this window:
- a CDS encoding metal-dependent hydrolase family protein — translated: MHKLSAIAILLACGSAQAATQTVDCARLLDVKSGAWRDKVSIVIEDGSITSVGPLVPGPGHIDLSAHSCLPGLIDMHVHLTGETRKQADALRDTISLNPADHAYRSVAYAERTLKAGFTTVRDLGADDGLNVALKRAIAAGSIPGPRMFTSGKSIATTGGHADPTNNYSQRFSQALGTPGPNEGVVNSADGAREAVRARYKEGADLIKVTATGGVLSQARNGQNPQYTEDELRVIVSTARDYGFRVAAHAHGTEGIKRALRAGVDSIEHGTLMDDEAIALFKKHGAWFVPTLSAGRYVADKARDPDYYSPLVRPKAAAIGPQIQATFARAYKAGVKIAFGTDAGVYPHGENAREFAYMVEAGMPPLEAIRSATVGAAALLDQGTRLGSVEPGYAADIIAVTGDPLRDIALMQQVRFVMKDGVVYKQP